A stretch of the Clavibacter sp. B3I6 genome encodes the following:
- a CDS encoding helix-turn-helix transcriptional regulator — protein sequence MTHDLGDYLRARRAATRPEDAGFPSGGRRRVAGLRREEVAVAAGMSADYYMRLEQGRETNPSPQVLDALGRVLGLDDDGRLHLFRLAGLAPAPASASASSERADPELLSLLDSWPEHPALVLGRAYDVLAANTLGRALFAGAAHRGNLARMLFLDPAARTLWADWPAAAAATVAGLRLAEGQAPDDARLRAVVRELTAASPEFADLRATGDARSKRPVRKGFLHPEVGPLDLRAHAFDVRAAPGQELVVYRAEAGSPSAEALALLGSLAATRAASR from the coding sequence ATGACCCACGACCTCGGCGACTACCTGCGCGCGCGCCGCGCGGCGACCCGGCCCGAGGACGCGGGCTTCCCGTCGGGCGGCCGCCGCCGCGTCGCGGGCCTCCGCCGCGAGGAGGTCGCCGTCGCCGCGGGAATGAGCGCGGACTACTACATGCGGCTCGAGCAGGGCCGCGAGACGAACCCGTCGCCGCAGGTGCTCGACGCGCTCGGCCGCGTCCTCGGGCTCGACGACGACGGGCGCCTCCACCTCTTCCGGCTCGCCGGGCTCGCCCCCGCGCCGGCCTCCGCGTCCGCCTCGTCCGAACGCGCGGATCCGGAGCTGCTGTCGCTCCTCGACTCCTGGCCGGAGCATCCGGCGCTCGTGCTCGGCCGCGCCTACGACGTGCTGGCCGCCAACACGCTCGGCCGCGCCCTGTTCGCGGGCGCCGCGCACCGCGGCAACCTCGCCCGGATGCTCTTCCTCGACCCGGCCGCCCGCACGCTCTGGGCGGACTGGCCCGCGGCGGCCGCGGCGACCGTCGCGGGGCTGCGCCTCGCCGAGGGCCAGGCGCCGGACGACGCGCGCCTCCGGGCCGTCGTGCGGGAGCTGACGGCGGCGAGCCCCGAGTTCGCGGACCTCCGGGCGACGGGGGACGCGCGGAGCAAGCGGCCGGTGCGGAAGGGGTTCCTGCACCCGGAGGTCGGCCCGCTCGACCTCCGCGCCCACGCCTTCGACGTGCGCGCCGCTCCGGGGCAGGAGCTGGTGGTGTACCGCGCCGAGGCGGGGTCGCCGAGCGCCGAGGCGCTCGCCCTCCTCGGGTCGCTCGCGGCCACGCGCGCCGCGTCGCGCTGA
- a CDS encoding winged helix-turn-helix transcriptional regulator codes for MRDMSFRVTRDRPGVTEGRYPANCPSRTLLDHVTSKWGVLVLLALGEGSHRWGELRREIEGISEKMLASTLRTLAEDGFVIREAQPTIPPRVDYRLTELGHEASARLIPLMDLVADMAERAEGAAPDAGDAAAAAAAARSPEAPVRP; via the coding sequence ATGCGCGACATGAGCTTCCGGGTCACCCGCGACCGGCCCGGCGTGACCGAGGGCCGCTACCCCGCGAACTGCCCGTCGCGCACGCTGCTCGACCACGTCACGAGCAAGTGGGGCGTGCTCGTCCTGCTCGCGCTCGGCGAGGGGTCGCACCGGTGGGGCGAGCTGCGCCGGGAGATCGAGGGCATCAGCGAGAAGATGCTCGCCTCCACGCTGCGGACGCTCGCGGAGGACGGCTTCGTGATCCGCGAGGCGCAGCCCACCATCCCGCCGCGCGTCGACTACCGGCTCACCGAGCTCGGGCACGAGGCGTCCGCACGGCTGATCCCGCTCATGGACCTCGTGGCGGACATGGCCGAGCGCGCCGAGGGCGCGGCACCCGACGCCGGCGACGCTGCCGCCGCCGCCGCCGCCGCGCGGTCGCCGGAGGCCCCGGTCCGTCCCTAG
- a CDS encoding NAD(P)H-binding protein, protein MTIVVTAATGRLGSRIVASLLARGYAASDILATARRPEALGELAAQGVRTARLDYSDADSVTAAIQPGDTLVLVSGSEVGQRVPQHTTAIEAAAAAGVGRILYTSVLRATTTELFIAGEHKATEEVLAASGVPVTLLRNGWYTENYAATVDAVKQSGALLTSAGDGVVASATIADFAEGIAVAAMDDSLAGRTLELAGDERWTQDDLAQAISGIIGQPVPVSRVDSDEHARILGDAGLDEGTIGFVVGLDAATAAGQLDDETGDLSRLLGRSTTSLAEGLRQAVAGA, encoded by the coding sequence ATGACCATCGTCGTCACCGCCGCCACCGGCCGCCTCGGATCGCGCATCGTCGCGTCCCTCCTCGCCCGCGGCTACGCCGCCTCCGACATCCTGGCCACCGCGCGCCGCCCCGAGGCCCTCGGCGAGCTCGCCGCGCAGGGCGTCCGCACCGCCCGCCTCGACTACTCCGACGCCGACAGCGTGACCGCGGCGATCCAGCCCGGCGACACCCTCGTGCTCGTCTCCGGCAGCGAGGTCGGCCAGCGCGTGCCGCAGCACACCACCGCCATCGAGGCCGCGGCGGCCGCGGGCGTCGGCCGGATCCTCTACACGAGCGTCCTCCGCGCCACCACCACCGAGCTGTTCATCGCGGGCGAGCACAAGGCCACCGAGGAGGTCCTCGCCGCCTCCGGCGTCCCCGTCACCCTCCTCCGCAACGGCTGGTACACGGAGAACTACGCCGCCACGGTCGACGCCGTGAAGCAGTCCGGCGCGCTCCTCACGAGCGCGGGCGACGGCGTCGTCGCGAGCGCCACCATCGCCGACTTCGCCGAGGGCATCGCGGTCGCGGCCATGGACGACTCGCTCGCCGGGCGGACGCTCGAGCTCGCGGGCGACGAGCGCTGGACGCAGGACGACCTCGCCCAGGCGATCTCCGGCATCATCGGCCAGCCCGTCCCCGTCTCGCGGGTCGACTCCGACGAGCACGCGCGGATCCTCGGCGACGCCGGCCTCGACGAGGGCACGATCGGCTTCGTCGTGGGCCTCGACGCCGCCACGGCCGCCGGCCAGCTCGACGACGAGACGGGCGACCTCTCCCGCCTCCTCGGCCGCTCCACCACCTCGCTCGCCGAGGGCCTCCGCCAGGCGGTCGCCGGCGCCTAG
- the mmuM gene encoding homocysteine S-methyltransferase, with translation MTRPLPLPDRPLVLDGGLGTLLEARGHDLSDPLWSARVLADEPDAVRAAHEEYFRAGADVAITASYQVGFAAFAQRGLDAAATEELLRASVRLAAEARDRVARDDAGAPRERWVAASVGPYGATLGDGSEYRGSSGLTRAELGRWHAPRFAVLADAGADLLACETIPSLDEGAALVDLARGSGAAVWLAFTVADGRLRSGEPMREGFALAEEADEVVAVGINCAHPDEVPAAIAAARSATDRPVVVYPNSGERWDAVARGWHGDPALPSVEAWIRAGASLVGGCCRVGPDEIRRMRDALG, from the coding sequence ATGACCCGGCCGCTCCCCCTCCCCGACCGCCCGCTGGTGCTCGACGGCGGCCTCGGCACGCTGCTGGAGGCGCGCGGGCACGACCTGTCGGATCCGCTGTGGAGCGCACGCGTGCTCGCCGACGAGCCCGATGCGGTCCGGGCGGCGCACGAGGAGTACTTCCGGGCGGGAGCGGACGTGGCGATCACGGCGTCGTACCAGGTGGGCTTCGCGGCCTTCGCGCAGCGCGGCCTCGACGCCGCCGCGACCGAGGAGCTGCTGCGCGCGAGCGTGCGGCTCGCCGCGGAGGCCCGGGACCGGGTCGCCCGGGACGACGCGGGCGCCCCGCGCGAGCGGTGGGTCGCCGCGTCGGTCGGCCCGTACGGCGCGACGCTCGGCGACGGATCGGAGTACCGGGGATCCTCGGGCCTCACGCGCGCGGAGCTCGGCCGCTGGCACGCGCCCCGGTTCGCCGTGCTCGCCGACGCGGGCGCCGACCTCCTCGCCTGCGAGACGATCCCGAGCCTCGACGAGGGCGCCGCGCTGGTGGACCTCGCGCGCGGCTCGGGCGCCGCCGTCTGGCTCGCGTTCACGGTGGCCGACGGCCGGCTGCGCTCGGGCGAGCCGATGCGCGAGGGGTTCGCGCTCGCGGAGGAGGCCGACGAGGTCGTGGCCGTGGGGATCAACTGCGCGCACCCGGACGAGGTGCCGGCCGCGATCGCCGCGGCCCGGAGCGCGACGGACCGGCCCGTGGTCGTCTACCCGAACTCCGGCGAGCGCTGGGACGCGGTCGCGCGCGGCTGGCACGGCGACCCGGCTCTGCCGTCCGTCGAGGCGTGGATCCGGGCGGGCGCCTCGCTCGTCGGCGGCTGCTGCCGCGTGGGTCCCGACGAGATCCGGCGCATGCGGGATGCGCTGGGCTGA
- a CDS encoding MarR family winged helix-turn-helix transcriptional regulator produces the protein MKDDDDVDLVIDAWGAAMPDVDFAPLDVVSRLRRLLPQMQRIREGAFAAEGLTTSEFEFLSVLRQQGDAGLTRAGLAERLGTDTGSLVHRVNRLTARSFITREEDPAGGRSRLVVLTPFGIERVDRAMRRLVADEDEVLADLSREQIATLIDSLRVIARTTERVRARRS, from the coding sequence ATGAAGGATGACGACGACGTCGACCTGGTGATCGACGCGTGGGGTGCGGCCATGCCCGACGTCGACTTCGCGCCGCTCGACGTGGTGTCGAGGCTCCGGCGCCTGCTGCCGCAGATGCAGCGGATCCGCGAGGGCGCGTTCGCCGCCGAGGGCCTCACCACGAGCGAGTTCGAGTTCCTGTCCGTGCTCCGCCAGCAGGGCGACGCGGGCCTCACGCGCGCCGGGCTCGCCGAGCGGCTCGGCACCGACACGGGCAGCCTCGTGCACCGGGTGAACCGGCTGACCGCGCGCTCCTTCATCACGCGCGAGGAGGATCCGGCGGGCGGCCGCAGCCGGCTCGTGGTCCTCACGCCGTTCGGGATCGAGCGCGTCGACCGCGCGATGCGCCGCCTCGTGGCCGACGAGGACGAGGTGCTCGCCGACCTCAGCCGCGAGCAGATCGCGACGCTCATCGACAGCCTCCGCGTCATCGCCCGCACCACCGAGCGGGTCCGCGCGCGCCGCTCCTGA
- a CDS encoding HAD family hydrolase, which produces MADTDRIPPAVLFDIDETLIHTGGSGARSWAMAFRDLHDVEADIGEHSSAGETDPQVGTATFRGVMGRDPQPAELARLYASYLRHLADDIRVSEGYRVLDGAEALLGRLADAGVVLGVVSGAMEGAARTKMEPARLGRFFVFGAYGSDSPDRVDVVRRAIATAGTLRGAEPAREEVLVVGDTPNDITSAHDAGATAVGVASGHYSADELRDAGADLVLDSLEDPALERLLGL; this is translated from the coding sequence ATGGCCGACACCGATCGCATCCCGCCCGCCGTCCTCTTCGACATCGACGAGACCCTCATCCACACGGGCGGCTCCGGCGCGCGCAGCTGGGCGATGGCGTTCCGCGACCTCCACGACGTCGAGGCCGACATCGGCGAGCACTCGTCGGCGGGGGAGACGGATCCGCAGGTCGGCACCGCGACGTTCCGCGGAGTGATGGGACGGGATCCCCAGCCCGCCGAGCTCGCGCGCCTCTACGCCTCCTACCTCCGGCACCTCGCCGACGACATCCGCGTCTCCGAGGGCTACCGCGTGCTCGACGGCGCGGAGGCGCTGCTCGGCCGGCTCGCCGACGCGGGCGTGGTGCTCGGCGTCGTCTCCGGCGCGATGGAGGGCGCGGCCCGCACGAAGATGGAGCCCGCCCGCCTCGGCCGGTTCTTCGTGTTCGGCGCGTACGGATCCGACTCGCCCGACCGGGTCGACGTCGTGCGCCGTGCCATCGCGACCGCCGGGACTCTCCGGGGCGCCGAGCCTGCCCGCGAGGAGGTCCTCGTGGTCGGCGACACCCCGAACGACATCACGTCCGCGCACGACGCGGGCGCGACCGCGGTCGGCGTGGCGAGCGGCCACTACTCGGCCGACGAGCTCCGCGACGCGGGCGCGGACCTCGTGCTCGACTCCCTCGAGGATCCGGCGCTGGAGCGGCTGCTCGGGCTCTGA
- a CDS encoding uracil-xanthine permease family protein yields MARQIWTLHGDGKAVDASAVVGPGERLTWPRTIGLGMQHVVAMFGATFLVPVLTGFPPTTTLFFSGIGTLLFLLITRNRLPSYLGSSFAFIAPILAANAATASGGGGGIGAALAGIVAVGILLAVVGGIVQLTGTGWIDALLPPVVAGAIVALIGFNLASAARDNFEQAPVTATITLAAVILSTVLFRGILGRLSIVLGVVIGYVVAVIRGEVDFSAIADAAWIGLPEFTAPEITPQFWALLPAFLPVVLVLVAENVGHIRGVAQMTDGSVNKLTGRALLADGLATVLAGLGGGSGTTTYGENIGVMAATRVYSTAAYWVAGAFAVLLGLSPKVGAVINTIPAGVLGGVTTALYGLIGIIGVKIWMDNRVDFSKPVNQLTAATALIVAIAPFTFTLGTVSFNGIALGTIAAIVVYHVMHTVARLRGTD; encoded by the coding sequence ATGGCCCGACAGATCTGGACCCTCCACGGCGACGGCAAGGCGGTGGACGCCTCCGCGGTCGTCGGCCCCGGCGAGCGCCTCACCTGGCCGCGCACCATCGGGCTCGGGATGCAGCACGTGGTCGCCATGTTCGGCGCGACCTTCCTCGTGCCCGTGCTCACGGGGTTCCCGCCCACCACCACGCTGTTCTTCTCCGGGATCGGGACGCTCCTCTTCCTCCTCATCACCCGGAACCGGCTGCCCAGCTACCTCGGGTCGTCGTTCGCGTTCATCGCGCCGATCCTCGCGGCCAACGCGGCTACGGCGTCGGGCGGCGGCGGCGGCATCGGCGCGGCGCTCGCGGGGATCGTGGCGGTCGGGATCCTGCTGGCGGTGGTCGGCGGCATCGTGCAGCTCACGGGCACCGGCTGGATCGACGCGCTGCTCCCGCCCGTGGTCGCCGGCGCGATCGTGGCGCTCATCGGCTTCAACCTCGCCTCCGCGGCCCGCGACAACTTCGAGCAGGCGCCGGTGACGGCGACCATCACGCTCGCCGCCGTGATCCTCTCCACCGTGCTGTTCCGCGGGATCCTCGGCCGTCTCTCCATCGTGCTCGGCGTGGTCATCGGGTACGTCGTGGCCGTGATCCGCGGCGAGGTCGACTTCTCGGCGATCGCCGACGCCGCGTGGATCGGGCTGCCGGAGTTCACCGCGCCGGAGATCACGCCGCAGTTCTGGGCGCTGCTGCCCGCGTTCCTTCCCGTCGTGCTCGTGCTCGTCGCCGAGAACGTGGGCCACATCCGCGGGGTCGCGCAGATGACCGACGGGAGCGTGAACAAGCTGACCGGGCGCGCGCTCCTCGCCGACGGCCTGGCGACCGTGCTCGCGGGCCTCGGCGGCGGATCCGGCACCACCACCTACGGCGAGAACATCGGCGTGATGGCGGCCACCCGCGTCTACTCGACCGCCGCGTACTGGGTCGCGGGCGCGTTCGCCGTGCTGCTCGGCCTCTCCCCCAAGGTCGGCGCCGTCATCAACACGATCCCCGCGGGCGTGCTCGGCGGCGTGACCACCGCGCTGTACGGGCTCATCGGGATCATCGGCGTGAAGATCTGGATGGACAACAGGGTCGACTTCTCGAAGCCGGTCAACCAGCTCACGGCGGCGACCGCGCTGATCGTCGCGATCGCGCCCTTCACCTTCACGCTCGGCACCGTCTCGTTCAACGGCATCGCGCTCGGCACCATCGCCGCGATCGTCGTCTACCACGTGATGCACACGGTCGCGCGGCTGCGCGGGACCGACTAG
- a CDS encoding helix-turn-helix transcriptional regulator, producing MRSEVRELRTAAGLSQQALADALGVSRQTVNAIETGRYDPSLGLAVKTARFFHRTVEEVFHVEDD from the coding sequence ATGCGCAGCGAGGTGAGGGAGCTCCGGACGGCCGCCGGACTCTCCCAGCAGGCGCTCGCCGACGCGCTGGGCGTCTCCCGCCAGACCGTCAACGCGATCGAGACGGGCCGCTACGACCCGTCGCTCGGGCTCGCCGTGAAGACGGCCCGCTTCTTCCACCGGACCGTCGAGGAGGTCTTCCATGTCGAAGACGACTGA
- a CDS encoding M13 family metallopeptidase, which yields MSAETPPTGIRTDELDEGVRPQDDLYLHVNGRWLDRTQIPDDKARWGSFHQLAEAAEEAVRVIIEEAVDAAPGTEERKSGDLFTSFMDEERVESLGIEPIRDQLEAAAAVTDVPSFLRTLGELERTNVSGLLGLFVDNDPGDPERYVVQVEQGGIGLPDESYYREEGHAGIRTAYRAFVERMLGLAQLDDPAGRADRILDLETRIAAAHWDNVRTRDSQATYNLVTWAELRELVQKPAGADLDVWRDALEVPEGALDEVVLREPSFAEGLGALLTADEIPALRDWLTWQVVRSNAALLPTAFSEASFDFYGRTLTGAPEQRVRWKRGVSLVEGSMGEAIGRIYVDRHFSRTAKAEMDVLVGHLVQAYRDSISGLDWMTAETRGRALEKLDKFTPKIGFPDRWRDYSALEIDPTDLVGNVRATARFETRRELAKIGAPLDRDEWFMTPQTINAYYNPGFNEIVFPAAILQFPFFDEARDPAANYGAIGAVIGHEIGHGFDDQGSRYDGDGRLTDWWTPADRAAFEERTASLIQQYDALVPAQLTAEGAPHVNGALTIGENIGDLGGLSIAWKAYLLSLEGAEPPVIDGLTGAERFFLSWAQAWQQKGRDAEVMRLLAIDPHAPNEFRCNQIVRNIDAFYETFDVQPGDGLWLDEEARVTIW from the coding sequence ATGAGCGCCGAGACACCTCCGACCGGGATCCGCACCGACGAGCTGGACGAGGGGGTCCGGCCCCAGGACGACCTCTACCTCCACGTGAACGGCCGCTGGCTCGACCGCACCCAGATCCCCGACGACAAGGCCCGCTGGGGCTCGTTCCACCAGCTCGCCGAGGCGGCCGAGGAGGCCGTGCGCGTGATCATCGAGGAGGCCGTCGACGCCGCGCCCGGCACCGAGGAGCGCAAGTCCGGCGACCTCTTCACGAGCTTCATGGACGAGGAGCGGGTCGAGTCGCTCGGCATCGAGCCCATCCGCGACCAGCTCGAGGCGGCGGCCGCGGTCACCGACGTGCCGTCCTTCCTCCGCACGCTCGGCGAGCTCGAGCGGACGAACGTGAGCGGCCTCCTCGGCCTCTTCGTCGACAACGACCCGGGCGATCCCGAGCGCTACGTCGTGCAGGTCGAGCAGGGCGGCATCGGCCTCCCCGACGAGAGCTACTACCGCGAGGAGGGCCACGCCGGCATCCGCACGGCCTACCGCGCGTTCGTCGAGCGCATGCTCGGCCTCGCGCAGCTCGACGACCCCGCTGGACGCGCCGACCGGATCCTCGACCTCGAGACCCGCATCGCCGCCGCCCACTGGGACAACGTCCGCACCCGCGACAGCCAGGCCACCTACAACCTCGTCACGTGGGCCGAGCTCCGCGAACTCGTCCAGAAGCCGGCCGGCGCGGACCTCGACGTCTGGCGCGACGCCCTCGAGGTGCCCGAGGGCGCCCTCGACGAGGTCGTGCTCCGCGAGCCGAGCTTCGCCGAGGGCCTCGGCGCGCTCCTCACCGCCGACGAGATCCCGGCGCTCCGCGACTGGCTCACCTGGCAGGTCGTCCGCTCGAACGCGGCGCTCCTCCCGACGGCCTTCTCCGAGGCGTCCTTCGACTTCTACGGCCGCACGCTCACCGGCGCGCCCGAGCAGCGCGTGCGCTGGAAGCGCGGCGTCTCGCTGGTCGAGGGATCCATGGGCGAGGCCATCGGCCGGATCTACGTCGACCGCCACTTCTCCCGCACCGCCAAGGCCGAGATGGACGTGCTCGTCGGGCACCTCGTCCAGGCCTACCGCGACTCCATCTCCGGCCTCGACTGGATGACGGCGGAGACCCGCGGGCGTGCCTTGGAGAAGCTCGACAAGTTCACGCCGAAGATCGGCTTCCCGGACCGCTGGCGCGACTACTCGGCGCTCGAGATCGACCCGACGGACCTCGTGGGCAACGTGCGCGCGACCGCCCGCTTCGAGACGCGCCGCGAGCTCGCCAAGATCGGCGCGCCGCTCGACCGCGACGAGTGGTTCATGACGCCGCAGACCATCAACGCGTACTACAACCCCGGCTTCAACGAGATCGTGTTCCCGGCCGCGATCCTGCAGTTCCCGTTCTTCGACGAGGCGCGCGACCCGGCCGCGAACTACGGTGCGATCGGCGCGGTCATCGGCCACGAGATCGGCCACGGGTTCGACGACCAGGGCTCCCGCTACGACGGCGACGGCCGCCTCACCGACTGGTGGACCCCGGCCGACCGCGCGGCGTTCGAGGAGCGCACGGCGTCGCTGATCCAGCAGTACGACGCGCTCGTGCCCGCGCAGCTGACGGCCGAGGGCGCCCCGCACGTCAACGGCGCGCTCACGATCGGCGAGAACATCGGCGACCTCGGCGGCCTCTCCATCGCGTGGAAGGCGTACCTCCTCTCGCTCGAGGGCGCGGAGCCGCCGGTGATCGACGGCCTCACGGGCGCGGAGCGCTTCTTCCTCTCCTGGGCGCAGGCCTGGCAGCAGAAGGGCCGCGACGCCGAGGTGATGCGCCTGCTCGCCATCGACCCGCACGCGCCGAACGAGTTCCGCTGCAACCAGATCGTCCGCAACATCGACGCGTTCTACGAGACGTTCGACGTGCAGCCGGGCGACGGCCTGTGGCTCGACGAGGAGGCCCGCGTCACCATCTGGTGA
- a CDS encoding serine hydrolase, whose protein sequence is MAPTGEAPRRRPRHTGGGVARHRGHEPVLAFRPAFRALGGLALDGMRVAARAVDLDSGDVVLAVDDHVALPAAGLGRVLLLVELSARMTSGDLSPLHLVDRRPGDEGGTAGLWRHLVVPSLPVTDLASLVGATGDAAATNALLGLVGLDAVRTRAESLGLRRTALLDEARGSRGPDDAPQLSVGSARELASLFASLVHGEVVDEETSTRVVGWLALNTDRSMVAASFGLDALVSRGGEHGMALVDCTGVDAGVRAEAGVLRGPRGAVAYAVMVHFDDADLRARLAVRDALGVVGLDLLEHVH, encoded by the coding sequence ATGGCGCCCACCGGCGAGGCTCCGCGACGCCGCCCCCGGCACACCGGGGGCGGTGTCGCGCGCCACCGCGGGCACGAGCCCGTGCTCGCGTTCCGGCCGGCCTTCCGTGCGCTCGGCGGCCTGGCCCTCGACGGGATGCGCGTCGCCGCCCGCGCCGTCGACCTCGACTCCGGCGACGTCGTGCTCGCCGTCGACGATCACGTGGCGCTGCCCGCCGCCGGCCTCGGCCGCGTGCTGCTCCTCGTGGAGCTGTCGGCGCGCATGACCTCGGGCGACCTGTCGCCGCTGCACCTCGTCGACCGCCGGCCGGGCGACGAGGGCGGCACGGCGGGCCTGTGGCGCCACCTCGTGGTGCCGTCGCTGCCCGTCACCGACCTCGCGTCCCTCGTCGGCGCGACCGGCGACGCCGCCGCGACGAACGCGCTCCTCGGCCTCGTCGGCCTCGACGCGGTGCGCACGCGCGCCGAGTCGCTCGGCCTGCGCCGCACGGCCCTCCTCGACGAGGCGCGCGGCAGCCGCGGGCCGGACGACGCCCCGCAGCTCTCCGTCGGGTCCGCCCGCGAGCTCGCGTCGCTCTTCGCCTCGCTCGTGCACGGCGAGGTGGTGGACGAGGAGACGAGCACGCGCGTGGTCGGCTGGCTCGCGCTCAACACCGACCGGTCGATGGTCGCGGCCTCCTTCGGGCTGGACGCGCTCGTCAGCCGCGGCGGCGAGCACGGCATGGCGCTCGTCGACTGCACGGGCGTCGACGCGGGCGTGCGCGCGGAGGCGGGCGTGCTCCGCGGCCCGCGCGGCGCGGTCGCGTACGCGGTCATGGTGCACTTCGACGACGCGGACCTCCGCGCCCGGCTCGCCGTGCGCGACGCCCTGGGCGTGGTCGGGCTCGACCTCCTCGAGCACGTGCACTGA
- a CDS encoding histidine phosphatase family protein encodes MTGMNPATAKRLARDDVAPMYAEVDAAIARAEIPGTPEWQEKVRGRIVMVRHGQTEWSVNGRHTGTTDIPLTETGEEQARAVGAVLAGTDFGLVLASPRSRALRTAELIGYREQAEVDDRLVEFDYGAYEGRTTADIQSERGHWDLWTDGVPAGDTPGETAQQVRDRVLQVLERVLPVLESGQDVLLVAHAHVIRALAVAWVGLPPEAGGILTLSTSTLSELGFEHGRHAIMRWNCPATGWAPSPAGGSR; translated from the coding sequence ATGACCGGCATGAACCCCGCCACCGCCAAGCGCCTCGCCCGCGACGACGTCGCGCCGATGTACGCGGAGGTGGACGCCGCCATCGCCCGCGCGGAGATCCCCGGCACCCCCGAGTGGCAGGAGAAGGTGCGCGGCCGCATCGTCATGGTGCGCCACGGCCAGACCGAGTGGAGCGTCAACGGGCGCCACACCGGCACGACCGACATCCCCCTCACGGAGACCGGCGAGGAGCAGGCGCGGGCCGTCGGCGCCGTGCTCGCGGGCACGGACTTCGGGCTGGTGCTCGCCAGCCCCCGGTCCCGTGCGCTCCGCACGGCCGAGCTCATCGGCTACCGCGAGCAGGCCGAGGTCGACGACCGCCTCGTCGAGTTCGACTACGGCGCGTACGAGGGCCGCACGACCGCCGACATCCAGTCCGAGCGCGGCCACTGGGACCTCTGGACCGACGGCGTGCCCGCGGGCGACACCCCCGGCGAGACGGCCCAGCAGGTCCGCGACCGCGTCCTCCAGGTCCTCGAGCGCGTGCTGCCGGTGCTGGAGTCCGGCCAGGACGTGCTGCTCGTCGCGCACGCCCACGTGATCCGCGCTCTCGCCGTCGCCTGGGTCGGCCTGCCCCCGGAGGCCGGCGGGATCCTCACCCTCTCGACCTCGACGCTCAGCGAGCTCGGCTTCGAGCACGGCCGCCACGCGATCATGCGCTGGAACTGCCCCGCCACCGGCTGGGCGCCGTCGCCCGCGGGCGGCAGCCGCTAG
- a CDS encoding 1,4-dihydroxy-2-naphthoate polyprenyltransferase, translating into MAQKKKRTRTAPSSSARTRPGSPAKARSGNPAQVRKATARDWISGARIRTLPLAVAPVAIGAGAARAMGPDEGVDLGLALLCLAVAVLLQVGVNYANDYSDGIRGTDAVRVGPARLTGSGAAKPRTVLTVALAFFGLAAVAGLVIVLITGHWWLLAVGAVAIVAAYYYTGGKKPYGYAGLGDVVVFVFFGLVATAGTQFILIGRITGEGWLGGVAAGGFACAVLMVNNIRDIEQDGKVGKRTLAVRLGPRGSRIVYCVEIAIAYAVVVFFGLFYPRSLLVLFTLVLALPAAIIACTGRTPKELILSLQLTSMAALTFGLGLGAAFAF; encoded by the coding sequence GTGGCACAGAAGAAGAAGCGCACCCGCACGGCCCCCTCGTCCTCCGCCCGCACCCGTCCGGGATCCCCGGCGAAGGCGCGCTCGGGGAACCCGGCCCAGGTCCGGAAGGCGACGGCGCGGGACTGGATCTCCGGCGCCCGCATCCGCACCCTCCCGCTCGCCGTCGCCCCCGTCGCCATCGGCGCGGGAGCCGCCCGCGCGATGGGCCCCGACGAGGGCGTCGACCTCGGCCTCGCGCTCCTCTGCCTCGCCGTCGCGGTGCTGCTGCAGGTCGGCGTGAACTACGCCAACGACTACTCCGACGGGATCCGCGGCACGGACGCCGTCCGCGTCGGCCCCGCCCGCCTCACCGGATCCGGCGCCGCGAAGCCCCGCACCGTGCTCACCGTCGCGCTGGCCTTCTTCGGCCTCGCCGCCGTGGCGGGTCTCGTGATCGTGCTGATCACCGGCCACTGGTGGCTGCTCGCCGTGGGCGCCGTCGCGATCGTCGCGGCCTACTACTACACCGGCGGGAAGAAGCCGTACGGCTACGCCGGGCTCGGCGACGTGGTGGTCTTCGTCTTCTTCGGCCTGGTCGCGACCGCGGGCACGCAGTTCATCCTCATCGGCCGGATCACGGGCGAGGGCTGGCTGGGCGGCGTCGCGGCGGGCGGCTTCGCGTGCGCGGTGCTCATGGTCAACAACATCCGCGACATCGAGCAGGACGGCAAGGTCGGCAAGCGCACCCTCGCGGTGCGTCTCGGCCCGCGCGGGTCGCGCATCGTCTACTGCGTCGAGATCGCGATCGCCTACGCGGTCGTCGTCTTCTTCGGCCTCTTCTACCCGAGGTCGCTGCTCGTGCTGTTCACGCTCGTGCTGGCGCTCCCGGCCGCGATCATCGCGTGCACCGGCCGCACCCCCAAGGAGCTGATCCTCTCCCTGCAACTCACGAGCATGGCCGCCCTCACGTTCGGACTCGGCCTCGGGGCGGCGTTCGCGTTCTGA